A single window of Halobacterium jilantaiense DNA harbors:
- the gatB gene encoding Asp-tRNA(Asn)/Glu-tRNA(Gln) amidotransferase subunit GatB, whose product MSAQAAERDLAAVIGLEVHVQLETDTKIFCGCSTDTADADPNTHTCPVCLGLPGALPVLNEGAVEAAVKLGKAIDADIPERTRFHRKNYFYPDLPKGFQITQYDAPVCQDGELEVGTGDDRRAIGIERAHLEEDPGSLQHVGGSIEDADHTLVDYNRAGTPLMEIVTRPDFREAEEVRAFLAKLTEVLEYLGIFDAERDGSLRVDANISMVDSEELAGEDGPSDEVLESANRTEVKNISSHRAAQKALAYEITRQRNQLERGMAVEQETRHWDEARGVTVSMRSKEEEKDYRYFREADIPPLEVSDWKEEIPIPELPDARRERFQTEYGVGGETASKLTSRKAVADLFEELADEYDADLAATWVADNILGELNYRDLSLDDVADRYDEFERLVELVAEDEITSKNAEEVVLRSMLDEDRDPDDVVESEGLGKTSGDAVADAVAEAIEENPDAVADYHDGESDALNFLVGQVMAKTGGSADPGQVNELLREELA is encoded by the coding sequence ATGAGTGCGCAGGCAGCCGAACGGGACCTCGCGGCCGTCATCGGTCTCGAAGTCCACGTGCAACTGGAGACGGACACCAAAATCTTCTGTGGGTGTTCGACGGACACCGCCGACGCCGACCCGAACACGCACACGTGCCCGGTCTGTCTGGGCCTGCCGGGCGCGCTGCCCGTGCTGAACGAGGGGGCCGTCGAAGCCGCGGTCAAACTCGGGAAGGCAATCGACGCCGACATCCCCGAGCGGACGCGCTTCCACCGGAAGAACTACTTCTACCCCGACCTCCCGAAGGGCTTCCAGATCACGCAGTACGACGCGCCGGTCTGCCAGGACGGCGAACTGGAGGTCGGTACGGGCGACGACCGGCGCGCTATCGGCATCGAGCGCGCGCACCTCGAAGAGGACCCGGGCAGCCTCCAGCACGTCGGCGGCAGCATCGAGGACGCCGATCACACGCTCGTGGACTACAACCGCGCCGGCACACCGCTGATGGAGATTGTCACCCGGCCGGACTTCCGCGAGGCCGAGGAGGTCCGGGCGTTCCTCGCGAAGCTCACCGAGGTCCTGGAGTACCTCGGCATCTTCGACGCCGAGCGCGACGGCAGCCTGCGCGTCGACGCGAACATCTCGATGGTGGACAGCGAAGAGCTGGCGGGCGAGGACGGGCCCAGCGACGAGGTTCTGGAGTCCGCGAACCGCACCGAGGTGAAGAACATCTCCAGCCACCGCGCCGCCCAGAAAGCCCTCGCGTACGAGATTACCCGGCAGCGCAACCAGCTCGAGCGCGGGATGGCCGTCGAGCAGGAGACCCGCCACTGGGACGAGGCCCGCGGCGTCACGGTCTCGATGCGGTCGAAAGAGGAGGAGAAAGACTACCGGTACTTCCGGGAGGCCGACATCCCGCCGCTGGAGGTCTCGGACTGGAAGGAGGAGATTCCGATTCCGGAGTTGCCGGACGCGCGCCGCGAGCGCTTCCAGACCGAGTACGGCGTCGGCGGCGAGACTGCGTCGAAGCTCACCTCACGGAAGGCCGTCGCGGACCTCTTCGAGGAGCTCGCCGACGAGTACGACGCCGACCTCGCCGCGACCTGGGTGGCCGACAACATTCTCGGCGAACTCAACTACCGCGACCTCTCGCTGGACGACGTGGCCGACCGCTACGACGAGTTCGAGCGCCTCGTCGAACTCGTCGCTGAGGACGAGATCACGTCGAAGAACGCCGAGGAGGTCGTGTTGCGCTCGATGCTGGACGAGGACCGCGACCCCGACGATGTCGTCGAATCCGAGGGCCTCGGGAAGACCTCGGGGGACGCGGTCGCCGACGCCGTCGCCGAAGCCATCGAGGAGAACCCCGACGCCGTCGCGGACTACCACGACGGCGAGAGCGACGCCCTGAACTTCCTCGTCGGGCAGGTGATGGCGAAGACCGGTGGCAGCGCCGACCCCGGTCAGGTCAACGAACTGCTGCGAGAAGAACTGGCGTAA
- a CDS encoding DUF7518 family protein, translating into MSDDDRVDELEDRVAELEATVRGLTEELVDASERIRTLEGELDRTPSTSELREAREEEPVTPAGEADEAPKTAEDEATDNEESGLDDIIVA; encoded by the coding sequence ATGAGCGACGACGACCGCGTGGACGAACTGGAAGACCGCGTCGCCGAGCTGGAGGCGACCGTGCGCGGACTGACCGAGGAGCTCGTCGACGCCAGCGAGCGCATCCGAACGCTCGAGGGGGAACTCGACCGGACGCCCTCGACTTCGGAGCTCCGCGAGGCCCGCGAGGAGGAGCCGGTCACGCCGGCCGGCGAGGCAGACGAAGCGCCTAAGACGGCCGAGGACGAGGCGACGGACAACGAGGAGTCGGGCCTGGACGACATCATCGTCGCCTGA
- the smc gene encoding chromosome segregation protein SMC — protein MYIDEIVLENFKSFAGTTRIPFYEDFTTISGPNGSGKSNIIDAVLFSLGLARTSGMRAEKLTDLIYNPAHEDAEGTSGPAEASVEVVLNNEDDTLSRSQVTTAAGSDSVGDVDTITVKRRVKRTDDNYYSYYYLNGRSVNLSDIQDLLAQAGVAPEGYNVVMQGDVTGIINMTAGERREIVDEIAGVAEFDAKKGDAFDELEVVEERIGEADLKIEEKRDRLEQLADERETALEYKGLQDEKEEYESYAKAAELEEKRADVEATRADIADREAELDDLEAELDERRGTVLRLEEDLEDLNADIERKGEDEQLAIKREMEEVKGDISRLEDKVEACEDRIQDAEAERREAFVEIDRKQEQIDELDDDIKDVKVEKASVTADVQERRSDLADVEAEIESVDTEFDELKAELAEKKEAIEAAKSERNDLQREQDRLLDEAKRRSEELDEAESELEDAREEIPELDAKLDELANELEKAKKNREQINGVVEDLKQEKSERQDDLAEVEDDLSAAQEEYARLEAQADQSGDSSYGKAVTTVLNSGKEGVHGTVGQLGGVREQYATACETAAGGRLANVVVDDDSVGQRCIEYLKQRNAGRATFLPITEMHNRSLPSAPSVPGVVDFAYNLVDFDSQYAAVFSYVLGDTLVVEDMETARDLMGDYRLVTLDGDLVEKSGAMTGGSRSGSRYSFSKSGKGQLERVAERIQRLEDEREDIRQDIREIDQRLDDARDRRQDATDQVRSIQNDIEAAESDREAAEGRIEAREARIEELRAEREDVDEEMQAIEADIAEKQDEIADLEASVEELEAELADSKIPELTAEKEDIEAEIADLEDRVDDLDGELNSLELEKEYAEDAVEDLHDDIEDAQNRKADQQERIEELEADIETKQAELEEKEEAVAELEAELADLKSEREDLKADLREAKDARDEQASEVETVRNRLESLRTAEEKLSEEIDELEDAVGDYDPEEIPDLDEVEENVARLERRMEALEPVNMLAIEEYDDVEADLDDLEAKRETLVEEAEGIRDRIARYDEQKKATFMEAFDAINEHFQRIFSRLSAGTGELELDDPEDPFEGGLTMKAQPADKPVQRLDAMSGGEKSLTALAFIFAIQRHNPAPFYALDEVDAFLDAVNADRVGELVDELAGDAQFVVVSHRSAMLDRSERAIGVTMQENNQSVVTGIDLSAQGATADD, from the coding sequence ATGTACATCGACGAAATCGTCCTCGAGAACTTCAAGAGCTTCGCGGGAACGACTCGCATCCCCTTCTACGAGGATTTCACCACCATCAGCGGGCCGAACGGCTCCGGGAAGTCGAACATCATCGACGCCGTGCTGTTCTCGCTGGGGCTGGCCCGCACGTCGGGGATGCGCGCCGAGAAGCTCACCGACCTCATCTACAACCCGGCGCACGAGGACGCCGAAGGCACGTCCGGCCCGGCGGAAGCCAGCGTCGAGGTCGTCCTGAACAACGAGGACGACACGCTCTCCCGCTCGCAGGTGACGACCGCCGCGGGCTCGGACAGCGTCGGTGACGTGGACACGATTACCGTGAAGCGTCGGGTGAAACGCACCGACGACAACTACTACTCGTACTACTACCTGAACGGGCGGTCGGTGAACCTCTCGGACATCCAGGACCTGCTCGCGCAGGCTGGCGTGGCCCCCGAGGGCTACAACGTCGTGATGCAGGGCGACGTCACCGGCATCATCAACATGACCGCTGGCGAGCGCCGCGAAATCGTCGACGAGATCGCGGGCGTCGCGGAGTTCGACGCGAAGAAGGGCGACGCCTTCGACGAACTGGAGGTCGTCGAGGAGCGCATCGGCGAGGCCGACCTGAAAATCGAGGAGAAACGCGACCGCCTCGAACAGCTCGCCGACGAGCGGGAGACCGCACTGGAGTACAAAGGTCTCCAAGACGAGAAAGAAGAGTACGAGAGCTACGCGAAGGCCGCCGAACTGGAGGAGAAGCGCGCCGACGTGGAGGCGACTCGGGCGGACATCGCCGACCGGGAGGCCGAACTCGATGACCTGGAAGCGGAACTCGACGAGCGCCGCGGCACCGTCCTCCGCCTCGAAGAGGACCTCGAAGACCTGAACGCCGACATCGAGCGCAAGGGCGAGGACGAGCAGCTCGCCATCAAGCGCGAGATGGAGGAGGTGAAGGGCGACATCTCGCGGCTGGAGGACAAGGTCGAGGCCTGTGAGGACCGCATCCAGGACGCGGAGGCCGAGCGCCGGGAGGCGTTCGTCGAGATCGACCGCAAGCAGGAGCAGATCGACGAACTCGACGACGACATCAAGGACGTCAAAGTCGAGAAGGCGTCGGTGACGGCCGACGTCCAGGAGCGCCGCAGCGACCTCGCGGACGTGGAGGCCGAAATCGAGTCCGTCGACACGGAGTTCGACGAGCTCAAGGCCGAGTTGGCGGAGAAGAAGGAGGCCATCGAGGCCGCCAAAAGCGAGCGCAACGACCTGCAGCGCGAGCAGGACCGGCTGCTCGACGAGGCGAAACGTCGCAGCGAGGAGCTGGACGAGGCCGAGAGCGAACTGGAGGACGCACGCGAGGAGATTCCCGAACTGGACGCGAAACTCGACGAGCTCGCGAACGAACTGGAGAAGGCGAAGAAGAACCGCGAGCAGATCAACGGCGTCGTCGAGGACCTCAAGCAGGAGAAGTCCGAGCGCCAGGACGACCTCGCGGAGGTCGAGGACGACCTCTCGGCGGCCCAGGAGGAGTACGCGCGCCTGGAGGCGCAGGCCGACCAGTCCGGTGACTCCTCGTACGGGAAGGCCGTGACGACCGTCCTGAACAGCGGGAAAGAGGGCGTCCACGGCACCGTCGGCCAGCTCGGGGGCGTGCGCGAGCAGTACGCGACCGCGTGCGAGACGGCGGCGGGTGGCCGGCTGGCGAACGTAGTGGTGGACGACGACAGCGTCGGTCAGCGCTGCATCGAGTACCTCAAACAGCGCAACGCGGGCCGCGCGACGTTTCTCCCCATCACGGAGATGCACAACCGGTCGCTGCCGAGCGCACCGAGCGTGCCGGGCGTGGTGGACTTCGCGTACAACCTCGTGGACTTCGATTCGCAGTACGCGGCGGTCTTCTCGTACGTGCTCGGGGACACGCTCGTCGTTGAGGACATGGAGACGGCGCGGGACCTGATGGGCGACTACCGGCTCGTGACGCTGGACGGTGACCTCGTGGAGAAGTCCGGCGCGATGACGGGCGGCAGCCGGTCGGGCTCCCGGTACTCGTTCTCGAAGTCCGGCAAGGGGCAACTCGAACGGGTCGCCGAGCGCATCCAGCGCCTCGAGGACGAACGCGAGGACATCAGGCAGGACATCCGCGAGATCGACCAGCGGCTGGACGACGCGCGGGACCGCCGGCAGGACGCTACCGACCAGGTGCGGTCCATCCAGAACGACATCGAGGCCGCCGAGTCCGACCGCGAGGCCGCCGAGGGGCGCATCGAAGCCCGGGAGGCACGCATCGAGGAGCTCCGGGCGGAGCGCGAGGACGTCGACGAGGAGATGCAGGCCATCGAGGCCGACATCGCCGAGAAGCAAGACGAGATTGCCGATCTGGAGGCCTCCGTGGAGGAACTCGAAGCCGAGCTCGCGGACTCAAAGATTCCCGAACTCACCGCGGAGAAGGAGGACATCGAGGCCGAAATCGCGGACCTAGAGGACCGCGTGGACGACCTCGACGGCGAACTGAACAGCCTCGAACTGGAGAAGGAGTACGCCGAGGACGCCGTCGAGGACCTCCACGACGACATCGAGGACGCCCAGAACCGGAAGGCAGACCAGCAGGAACGCATCGAGGAACTGGAGGCCGACATCGAGACCAAGCAGGCCGAACTGGAGGAGAAAGAGGAAGCCGTCGCCGAACTGGAAGCGGAGCTTGCGGACCTCAAGAGCGAGCGTGAAGACCTCAAGGCGGACCTCCGGGAGGCGAAGGACGCCCGCGACGAGCAAGCCAGCGAGGTCGAGACGGTCCGGAACCGCCTAGAGAGCCTGCGGACGGCCGAAGAGAAACTCAGCGAGGAAATCGACGAACTGGAAGACGCCGTCGGGGACTACGACCCCGAGGAGATTCCAGACTTAGACGAGGTCGAGGAGAACGTCGCGCGCCTGGAGCGCCGCATGGAGGCCCTGGAGCCCGTGAACATGCTCGCCATCGAGGAGTACGACGACGTGGAGGCCGACCTCGACGACCTCGAAGCCAAGCGGGAGACGCTCGTGGAGGAGGCCGAGGGCATCCGAGACCGCATCGCGCGCTACGACGAGCAGAAGAAGGCGACGTTCATGGAGGCGTTCGACGCCATCAACGAGCACTTCCAGCGCATCTTCTCCCGGCTCTCGGCGGGCACCGGCGAACTCGAACTCGACGACCCCGAGGACCCCTTCGAGGGCGGGCTGACGATGAAGGCCCAGCCCGCGGACAAGCCGGTCCAGCGGCTGGACGCGATGAGCGGCGGGGAGAAGTCCCTGACCGCGCTCGCGTTCATCTTCGCAATCCAGCGGCACAACCCCGCGCCGTTCTACGCACTCGACGAGGTGGACGCGTTCCTCGACGCCGTGAACGCCGACCGCGTCGGCGAACTCGTCGACGAGCTCGCGGGCGACGCCCAGTTCGTGGTCGTCAGCCACCGGTCGGCGATGCTCGACCGGTCCGAGCGCGCCATCGGCGTGACGATGCAGGAGAACAACCAGAGCGTCGTCACCGGCATCGACCTCTCCGCGCAGGGGGCGACAGCCGATGACTAG
- a CDS encoding segregation/condensation protein A: MTSEGSADERSESATERAGSNATREQGEPEATEPSEKASGERNEPRDSDESEEERTDGGDIPLDITGHEDRKQERDGDDAGAVFGGGETAADADKDDGSDEIVDAESLLEESPADPEPNPEDDEVEPVELLVQLAKRGDIEPWDIDIVAVTDEFLAALDEADLRTSGRALFYASVLLRMKSDAMLDDGEDDEPDEEEPERAPWEPPPPGEDGEQPAYDPVAALESEMDRRLERKHARGSPETLDELVRELREAERGSWWKESREYDTSESPQGFRRGVQELDYHSGDEFRMDDEPTAEDALGNAHEEDIEATIADVEVVLDEQYESGRTEVLYREIADAGPSRVETFLALLFLAHRGAVTLEQDDLFGDLWVCDVDAAEGREPATI; the protein is encoded by the coding sequence ATGACTAGCGAGGGCAGCGCGGACGAGCGTAGCGAGTCCGCGACAGAGCGAGCGGGGAGCAACGCGACCCGCGAGCAAGGAGAGCCGGAGGCGACGGAGCCCTCGGAGAAGGCGAGCGGTGAGCGGAACGAGCCGCGAGACAGCGACGAATCGGAAGAGGAGCGTACCGACGGTGGCGACATCCCGCTCGACATCACCGGCCACGAAGACCGCAAGCAGGAGCGCGACGGCGACGACGCGGGAGCGGTGTTCGGTGGCGGCGAAACCGCGGCCGATGCCGACAAGGACGACGGCAGCGACGAAATCGTGGACGCCGAGTCCCTGCTCGAAGAGTCGCCGGCGGATCCCGAGCCGAACCCGGAGGACGACGAAGTCGAGCCCGTGGAGTTGCTCGTGCAGTTGGCGAAGCGGGGTGACATCGAGCCATGGGACATCGACATCGTCGCGGTGACCGACGAGTTCCTGGCGGCGCTCGACGAGGCCGACCTGCGGACGTCCGGGCGGGCGCTGTTCTACGCGAGCGTGCTGCTGCGGATGAAGAGCGACGCGATGCTCGACGACGGCGAGGACGACGAGCCCGACGAGGAGGAGCCCGAGCGCGCGCCCTGGGAGCCCCCGCCGCCGGGTGAGGACGGCGAGCAGCCGGCCTACGACCCGGTAGCGGCCCTGGAGTCCGAGATGGACCGCCGGCTGGAGCGCAAGCACGCCCGCGGGAGCCCGGAGACGCTGGACGAACTCGTGCGCGAACTCCGGGAGGCCGAGCGCGGGTCGTGGTGGAAAGAGTCCCGCGAGTACGACACCTCGGAGAGCCCGCAGGGGTTCCGGCGCGGCGTCCAGGAACTCGATTACCACAGCGGCGACGAGTTCCGGATGGACGACGAGCCGACCGCGGAGGACGCCCTCGGGAACGCCCACGAGGAGGACATCGAGGCGACCATCGCGGACGTCGAGGTGGTGCTCGACGAGCAGTACGAATCGGGCCGGACGGAGGTCCTCTACCGCGAGATCGCGGACGCCGGCCCGTCCAGAGTCGAGACGTTCCTCGCCTTGCTCTTTCTCGCGCACCGGGGTGCGGTCACGCTGGAACAGGACGACCTGTTCGGCGACCTCTGGGTCTGCGACGTCGACGCTGCAGAAGGACGGGAGCCGGCGACGATTTAG
- a CDS encoding DUF7504 family protein translates to MNGDVDAQAFSTELAELKRGGCTVLVASDAPGRSAACQRLLGAPELDRSHVFLTTSADVSEILDRHRPRRTDPGSFAVVDATPDTRSAAAASAATTPQPAAGDDWYARVSDQTDFDDLYATTRDALDRVASDADAPSEVRLCLDGLDPLLEAVEAGDASEEGLFRLLHLLSGAVRDVDGMGHVHVSETVGDGRLGTFEPLFDATVDIETTATGDARQRWRLHDSGRETGWFQL, encoded by the coding sequence ATGAATGGTGACGTGGACGCGCAGGCGTTCTCGACGGAGCTCGCCGAGCTCAAACGCGGCGGCTGCACAGTCCTCGTCGCCAGCGACGCTCCCGGCCGGAGCGCCGCCTGCCAGCGCCTGCTCGGCGCACCCGAACTCGACCGCAGTCACGTCTTCCTCACCACGTCGGCGGACGTCTCCGAAATCCTCGACCGACACCGGCCCCGCCGCACCGACCCCGGGTCGTTCGCCGTCGTCGACGCCACCCCCGACACGCGGAGCGCGGCCGCGGCCAGCGCCGCGACGACCCCGCAGCCCGCTGCGGGCGACGACTGGTACGCTCGCGTCTCCGACCAGACGGACTTCGACGACCTCTACGCGACCACACGGGACGCGCTCGACCGCGTCGCCTCTGACGCCGACGCCCCCAGCGAGGTCCGGCTCTGTCTCGACGGCCTCGACCCGCTGCTGGAAGCCGTCGAAGCCGGGGACGCCTCCGAAGAGGGGCTGTTCCGGCTCCTCCACCTTCTGTCGGGTGCCGTCCGCGACGTCGACGGCATGGGACACGTCCACGTCTCCGAGACGGTCGGCGACGGCCGACTTGGCACGTTCGAGCCGCTGTTCGATGCCACCGTCGACATCGAGACGACCGCGACCGGGGACGCCCGCCAGCGCTGGCGGCTCCACGACTCCGGCCGCGAGACCGGCTGGTTCCAGCTCTAA
- the mtnP gene encoding S-methyl-5'-thioadenosine phosphorylase, translating to MIGFIGGSGIYEALPLNDVREEDISTPYGDPSAPVTVGEFGDTGTEVAFLPRHGPDHQRSPTNLPYRANIYALKQLGVERILASNAVGSLKEELSPQTLVVPDQIFDRTKHRDSTFFGDGVVVHQPFADPYCPHMVEHLHDAAEDATDADSQKGGTYVCIEGPQYSTRAESEFYKSQGWDLVGMTAIPEAKLAREAEMCYATVAGVTDYDVWKADSEVTLDEVLENAAANEDAIKATVEHAIETLPEERDCDCGHSLEGTVNTPTEAIPEDTRERVDPILGDYL from the coding sequence ATGATCGGCTTCATCGGCGGGTCCGGCATCTACGAGGCGCTGCCCCTGAACGACGTCCGCGAAGAGGACATCTCGACGCCGTACGGCGACCCGAGTGCGCCCGTGACGGTCGGCGAGTTCGGCGACACCGGCACCGAGGTCGCGTTCCTGCCGCGGCACGGCCCCGACCACCAGCGGTCGCCGACGAACCTCCCGTACCGAGCGAACATCTACGCGCTCAAGCAGCTCGGCGTCGAGCGCATCCTCGCGTCGAACGCCGTCGGCAGCCTCAAGGAGGAGCTGTCCCCGCAGACGCTGGTCGTCCCGGACCAGATTTTCGACCGGACGAAGCACCGCGACTCGACGTTCTTCGGGGACGGCGTGGTCGTCCACCAGCCGTTCGCGGACCCCTACTGCCCGCACATGGTCGAACACCTCCACGACGCCGCCGAAGACGCGACCGACGCGGACTCCCAGAAGGGCGGCACCTACGTCTGCATCGAGGGCCCGCAGTACTCGACGCGCGCCGAGTCGGAGTTCTACAAGAGCCAGGGCTGGGACCTCGTCGGCATGACCGCCATCCCAGAGGCGAAGCTCGCCCGGGAAGCCGAGATGTGTTACGCGACTGTCGCTGGCGTCACCGACTACGACGTGTGGAAGGCCGACAGCGAGGTCACGCTCGACGAAGTTCTGGAGAACGCCGCCGCCAACGAGGACGCCATCAAGGCGACCGTCGAACACGCCATCGAGACGCTGCCCGAGGAGCGGGACTGCGACTGCGGGCACAGCCTCGAAGGCACCGTGAACACGCCGACGGAGGCCATCCCCGAGGACACCCGAGAGCGCGTCGACCCGATTCTCGGCGACTACCTGTAG
- a CDS encoding phosphoribosyltransferase — MSDLPDDFKCTITNWEYIYGLCRSVSDQVKDSEFEPDVVVALARGGWFAGRCLCDFLGLDDLTSLKMEHYVGTAQKSGEPEVRYPMPEGSVEDKDVLIIDDIADTGGSIEHAQEYVEDREPNSVRTATLQLLGTSEFEPDYVGERLDEWAWIVYPWNFIEDMVDVISGVMETDGDGPYTAEEIRTLLADYHDVERIQMEIAQPDRLDEVLTEMVRRDVLVEPDDGEWALAGD, encoded by the coding sequence ATGAGTGACCTCCCGGACGATTTCAAGTGCACTATCACCAACTGGGAGTACATCTACGGACTCTGCCGGAGCGTCAGCGACCAGGTCAAAGACTCCGAGTTCGAGCCCGACGTGGTCGTGGCGCTCGCGCGCGGCGGCTGGTTCGCGGGCCGGTGTCTCTGTGACTTCCTCGGCCTCGACGACCTCACGAGCCTGAAGATGGAACACTACGTCGGCACGGCACAGAAGTCCGGCGAGCCAGAGGTGCGGTACCCGATGCCGGAGGGCTCCGTCGAGGACAAGGACGTGCTCATCATCGACGACATCGCGGACACCGGCGGCTCCATCGAGCACGCCCAGGAGTACGTCGAGGACCGCGAGCCGAACTCCGTCCGCACCGCGACCCTCCAGCTCCTCGGGACCAGCGAGTTCGAGCCGGACTACGTCGGCGAGCGACTCGACGAGTGGGCGTGGATCGTCTACCCGTGGAACTTCATCGAGGACATGGTCGACGTCATCTCCGGCGTCATGGAGACCGACGGCGACGGCCCCTACACAGCCGAGGAGATTCGGACGCTGCTCGCGGACTACCACGACGTCGAACGCATCCAGATGGAGATCGCCCAGCCCGACCGCCTCGACGAGGTGCTCACCGAGATGGTGCGCCGCGACGTGCTCGTGGAGCCGGACGACGGCGAGTGGGCGCTCGCGGGCGACTAA
- a CDS encoding alpha/beta hydrolase: MPSRDSTWSPAETGRRHLLRGVGGVAIAALAGCVDGDGSAATTETTGTTTSETTTTAESTATDVSEDDQRETALRLVRLLADGDYETAHGLLSSAVREQLSVSALESAWEQTVGEQGSFVGTGGVERTTNQGYDVLVVRAQFEAGVVAVQVAFQGANVEGVQFLPPAGSYSPPSYADQSSFSERELTLDTPDCGLGATLTTPEGGAETGVVLVHGSGPNDRDETIGPNKPLKDLAWGLASEGVAVLRYDKRTNACDVATSELGLGPLVVDDALTALDRLRAETDVGDVAVVGHSLGAYAAPRIASEDGDAAAFLLAAPSRPLYELVPDQVRYLASLDGTVTDAEQEQIDAVEATSDRLADGNYEDGGFDWGPSFWRDAADYDPVAVAEGLDTPVYALQGGRDYQVSPSEDFPAWRAALGESNTALYDDLNHLFVAGEGDPNPSEYFRPGNVSEAVVDDLAGWLSE, translated from the coding sequence ATGCCCTCACGCGACTCGACGTGGTCTCCGGCAGAGACTGGCCGCCGCCACCTCCTCCGAGGGGTCGGCGGCGTCGCGATCGCGGCGCTCGCGGGCTGCGTCGACGGTGACGGCTCGGCAGCGACGACCGAGACGACCGGGACCACGACCAGTGAAACGACGACCACGGCCGAGTCGACCGCCACGGACGTCTCCGAGGACGACCAGCGCGAGACGGCACTGCGACTGGTCCGACTGCTGGCCGACGGCGACTACGAGACGGCCCACGGCCTGCTCTCGTCGGCCGTGCGCGAGCAGCTCTCGGTCTCCGCGCTCGAGTCGGCCTGGGAGCAGACGGTCGGCGAGCAGGGCTCGTTCGTCGGGACGGGGGGCGTCGAACGAACGACGAACCAGGGCTACGACGTACTCGTGGTGCGCGCGCAGTTCGAGGCGGGCGTCGTGGCTGTCCAGGTGGCGTTCCAGGGCGCGAACGTCGAGGGGGTCCAGTTTCTGCCGCCGGCCGGGTCGTACTCGCCGCCGTCGTACGCCGACCAGTCGTCGTTCTCGGAGCGCGAACTCACACTCGACACCCCCGACTGCGGGCTCGGCGCGACGCTCACGACGCCCGAGGGCGGGGCCGAGACCGGCGTGGTGCTCGTCCACGGCTCGGGGCCCAACGACCGCGACGAAACCATTGGCCCGAACAAGCCCCTGAAGGACCTGGCCTGGGGGCTCGCGAGCGAGGGCGTCGCCGTCCTCCGGTACGACAAGCGCACGAACGCCTGTGACGTTGCGACGAGCGAACTCGGACTCGGACCGCTGGTCGTCGACGACGCCCTGACCGCGCTCGACCGCCTCCGGGCGGAGACTGACGTGGGAGATGTGGCGGTCGTCGGCCACAGCCTCGGCGCGTACGCCGCGCCCCGTATCGCCAGCGAGGACGGTGACGCGGCGGCGTTCCTGCTCGCAGCGCCGTCCCGCCCGCTCTACGAGCTCGTCCCCGACCAGGTGCGGTACCTCGCCAGTCTCGACGGGACGGTGACGGACGCGGAGCAGGAGCAGATAGACGCCGTGGAGGCGACGAGCGACCGACTGGCCGACGGGAACTACGAGGACGGCGGCTTCGACTGGGGGCCGTCGTTCTGGCGGGACGCCGCCGACTACGACCCCGTAGCGGTCGCCGAGGGCCTCGACACGCCGGTCTACGCGCTGCAGGGCGGGCGGGACTACCAGGTCAGCCCGAGCGAGGACTTCCCGGCGTGGCGGGCGGCGCTCGGCGAGTCGAACACCGCGCTCTACGACGACCTGAACCACCTGTTCGTGGCCGGCGAGGGCGACCCGAACCCGAGCGAGTACTTCCGGCCGGGGAACGTCTCGGAGGCGGTCGTCGACGACCTCGCGGGCTGGCTGTCCGAGTGA